Proteins co-encoded in one Yamadazyma tenuis chromosome 1, complete sequence genomic window:
- a CDS encoding Gly-Xaa carboxypeptidase (COG:E; MEROPS:MER0001269; EggNog:ENOG503NU4A) → MNDPLLPINSQPKRTKKLLPKVLAVAAIVVLCGYKFLKLTPTVQLSDGLCPISDKIDPAPYVYDVSKIGQILKDKEYIDEVVERWSGAIQIPSVSNDVMVNPNTTDDLEELYRLEPAWKQFTKLHEYLEKQYPLIHKHLKVEKVNKFSILITWQGSNTKQKPILLTAHQDVVPVPDETLDQWKYPPFSGAVDGDRIYGRGSGDCKDLLMALFETAELLLKEGKFQPQRTILFGFGYDEESQGTGAVELSKFIFERYGPESLYALIDEGDQGYVQQFGRYVIPIPTGEKGHLNSEIELFTPGGHSSVPPKHTSIGIMAKLIDRIESVDFSPAITNANPLMNALQCMAEHGQIEKSLKSDIIKAVFDANANKKLVEYLSKDPSTEFLIKTSQAVDIIQGGVKSNALPEYVSVVVNHRISAEESVESTSKKILDDIKSIATKFDLGIVFENKTIVEKTKNGYFNYVLNESLEPSPISPIDTAAWNTFTGALRYLYEDVMNPGLNETFVAIPAYAAGNTDTKAYWDLTANIYRYSPYIGIVEGEDEVARGIHSLNEWSSISGHMATISFYYYYLQIVDQIADDTLISQ, encoded by the coding sequence ATGAACGATCCTTTATTACCTATCAATTCCCAACCAAAGCGAACCAAGAAGCTTCTTCCTAAAGTGCTTGCAGTCGCTGCCATAGTGGTGCTTTGTGGAtacaagtttttgaaattaaCCCCCACAGTCCAATTGTCTGACGGCTTGTGCCCTATCAGTGATAAGATTGACCCAGCTCCCTACGTTTATGATGTATCAAAAATTGGCCAGATTTTGAAAGATAAGGAGTATATCGATGAGGTAGTGGAAAGGTGGTCTGGGGCCATTCAAATTCCTTCAGTTTCCAACGATGTGATGGTTAACCCCAACACCACTGATGATTTAGAGGAATTATACCGGTTAGAACCCGCTTGGAAGCAATTCACAAAATTGCACGAATACCTCGAGAAACAGTATCCtttgatccacaaacattTGAAGGTTGAGaaggtcaacaagttctccaTATTGATCACCTGGCAAGGTTCTAATACCAAGCAGAAACCCATCTTGTTAACTGCTCACCAAGATGTTGTTCCAGTTCCTGATGAGACTCTTGATCAATGGAAGTATCCACCATTTTCAGGGGCTGTTGATGGTGACAGAATCTATGGAAGAGGATCAGGAGACTGCAAGGACTTGCTTATGGCGTTGTTTGAAACGGCCGAGTTGTTATTGAAGGAAGGTAAGTTTCAACCTCAAAGAACCATTTTATTTGGATTTGGCTACGATGAAGAAAGTCAAGGTACTGGTGCCGTTGAGTTGAGCAAGTTCATATTTGAGCGGTACGGGCCAGAGTCTTTATATGCTTTGATTGACGAAGGTGACCAGGGGTATGTTCAGCAGTTTGGTAGGTATGTTATACCAATTCCAACCGGAGAGAAGGGCCATTTGAATTCTGAAATCGAGTTGTTTACTCCTGGTGGTCACTCGTCGGTACCACCAAAGCACACTAGTATTGGTATcatggccaagttgattgacCGGATTGAAAGTGTCGATTTCTCGCCTGCCATAACCAATGCAAACCCTTTAATGAACGCATTACAGTGTATGGCAGAGCATGGACAAATTGAAAAGTCTTTAAAAAGCGATATTATAAAGGCTGTTTTTGATGCCAATgccaacaagaagttggtggaataCTTATCAAAAGACCCATCTACCGAGTTTCTTATCAAGACCAGCCAGGCAGTAGACATAATCCAAGGTGGAGTCAAATCCAATGCTTTACCAGAATATGTGTCTGTGGTGGTCAACCATAGAATCTCTGCAGAAGAATCTGTCGAGTCCACTAGcaagaagattcttgatgatatcaagtcAATTGCCACCAAGTTCGACTTGGGAATTgtatttgaaaacaaaaCCATTGTGGAAAAGACTAAAAATGGCTACTTCAACTACGTCTTGAACGAACTGTTGGAGCCATCTCCAATTTCACCCATTGACACTGCTGCTTGGAATACCTTCACCGGTGCCTTACGATACTTGTATGAAGATGTGATGAACCCAGGACTCAATGAGACATTTGTGGCGATTCCTGCTTACGCTGCTGGAAACACTGACACCAAGGCTTACTGGGACTTGACTGCAAATATTTACAGATATCTGCCATATAttggaattgttgaaggCGAAGACGAAGTTGCACGAGGAATACACTCCCTCAATGAGTGGTCTTCCATCTCTGGGCATATGGCCACCATTAGTTTCTATTATTACTACTTACAGATCGTGGATCAGATTGCTGATGATACATTAATTTCTCAATAG